The following proteins are encoded in a genomic region of Methanoculleus bourgensis MS2:
- a CDS encoding NAD-dependent epimerase/dehydratase family protein produces MMKNEEAFFEGKTVLVTGGAGAIGGNLVRRLSDLDAEMIIILDNLSSSYEWNTVQAENVQFIHGDILDEEKLKWAFKSKPDIVYHLAAHFANQNSVDNPEKDLMVNGMGILKVLQYAHLVDVERFIYASSGCGIYGLDSKMPFEEHDISIKLYTPYQVTKMVGELYTNYFYNLYGLPIVNARFFNSYGPGEVPGKYRNVIPNFFYWSMNGLALPITGTGEETRDFTYVGDLINGLVKMATHEEAVGEAINLGAGREIRIIDLANWINELTGNEAGILYKERRDWDKKNRLLSCIDKASDILGYTPQTEFRKGLEQTYQWFVENWENIRATAEF; encoded by the coding sequence ATGATGAAGAACGAAGAAGCATTCTTTGAAGGAAAGACGGTGCTGGTCACCGGCGGCGCCGGCGCCATCGGCGGGAACCTGGTCCGGAGGCTCTCCGACCTTGATGCGGAGATGATTATCATCCTCGATAATCTCTCCTCATCATATGAGTGGAATACTGTCCAGGCGGAGAACGTTCAGTTCATCCACGGCGACATCCTGGACGAGGAAAAACTGAAGTGGGCGTTTAAGTCGAAACCCGATATTGTCTATCACCTCGCCGCCCACTTTGCCAACCAGAACTCGGTCGACAACCCTGAGAAGGACCTGATGGTCAACGGCATGGGGATCCTTAAGGTCCTGCAGTATGCTCACCTCGTGGACGTCGAACGGTTCATCTATGCCTCATCCGGTTGCGGCATCTACGGCCTCGACTCCAAGATGCCGTTTGAGGAGCATGATATCTCCATCAAGCTCTACACTCCCTACCAGGTCACCAAGATGGTCGGTGAGCTCTACACCAACTACTTCTACAACCTCTACGGGCTTCCGATCGTCAACGCCCGGTTCTTCAACTCCTACGGACCGGGGGAGGTCCCCGGCAAGTACCGGAACGTCATCCCGAACTTCTTCTACTGGTCGATGAACGGCCTCGCCCTCCCGATCACTGGCACCGGGGAGGAGACCCGGGACTTCACCTACGTCGGGGACCTGATCAACGGTCTCGTGAAGATGGCCACCCACGAGGAGGCGGTCGGGGAGGCGATCAACCTCGGTGCCGGCAGGGAGATCCGGATCATCGATCTTGCGAACTGGATCAACGAGCTGACCGGGAACGAGGCAGGGATTCTCTACAAAGAGCGGCGGGACTGGGACAAGAAGAACCGGCTGCTCTCCTGCATCGATAAAGCGAGCGATATCCTGGGGTACACTCCCCAGACTGAGTTCCGGAAGGGACTTGAGCAGACGTACCAGTGGTTTGTGGAGAACTGGGAGAATATCCGCGCTACTGCAGAGTTTTAA
- a CDS encoding glycosyltransferase family 4 protein: MRILVVQESDWMEVGPHQSHHLMERLSQRGHEIHVIDFEIRWRSHKSAFFSRRKVIRNYYKAVEGGNVTVIRPPFIRAPILDYASLVFSHRGEIEKQVKEFQPDAIVGFGILNANMAIRLAKKHGIPFFYYIIDELHRLVPEKPLRVVARIVESWNMEAADVVISINEGLREYTIRMGADPDKTEVIRAGVDLEAFNLDDRKAIRAKYGIQDDETVLFFMGWLYEFSGLKEVAMALAKDGNPKIKLLILGRGDLWDALQEIRRDHGLKDKLIMETWVPYPEVPKYIMAADICILPAYKNEIMMNIVPIKIYEYMAAGKPVLATSLPGLVKEFGETNGVLYAGSSETVLDKAIELIEMGNIGSEGEKARNFVKPLRWDKLTDIFQQTLSRGC; encoded by the coding sequence ATGAGAATACTGGTAGTTCAGGAGTCGGATTGGATGGAGGTCGGTCCGCACCAGAGCCACCACCTCATGGAGAGGCTCTCTCAGCGGGGCCATGAGATCCATGTCATTGATTTTGAGATCCGGTGGAGGTCCCATAAAAGTGCCTTCTTCTCACGGCGGAAGGTGATTCGGAACTACTATAAGGCTGTGGAAGGCGGGAATGTTACTGTCATCCGCCCGCCCTTCATCCGTGCCCCCATCCTCGACTACGCGTCCCTTGTATTCTCGCACAGGGGCGAGATCGAGAAGCAGGTCAAGGAGTTCCAGCCCGACGCTATTGTGGGGTTTGGCATCCTGAACGCTAATATGGCCATCCGCCTTGCCAAGAAGCATGGTATCCCTTTTTTCTACTACATCATCGACGAACTTCATCGACTCGTCCCAGAGAAGCCTCTCCGGGTGGTTGCTCGGATTGTGGAGTCCTGGAATATGGAGGCGGCCGATGTGGTGATCTCGATCAATGAGGGTCTAAGGGAGTATACCATCCGGATGGGCGCCGACCCTGACAAGACAGAGGTCATCCGTGCTGGTGTGGACCTTGAAGCCTTCAATCTGGATGACCGGAAGGCGATCCGAGCAAAGTATGGCATCCAGGATGACGAGACCGTCCTCTTCTTCATGGGATGGCTCTACGAATTCTCGGGCCTTAAGGAGGTTGCTATGGCTCTCGCAAAGGACGGGAACCCAAAGATAAAACTCCTGATCCTCGGGAGAGGCGATCTCTGGGACGCGCTCCAGGAGATCCGCCGCGATCACGGGCTGAAAGATAAATTGATTATGGAGACCTGGGTGCCCTACCCGGAGGTCCCGAAGTACATCATGGCCGCTGATATCTGTATTCTTCCTGCCTACAAGAACGAGATCATGATGAACATCGTTCCGATAAAGATATATGAGTATATGGCAGCGGGAAAACCGGTCCTTGCTACGAGTCTCCCTGGCCTCGTGAAGGAATTTGGCGAGACAAACGGGGTTCTCTATGCTGGGTCGTCCGAGACAGTTCTCGACAAAGCAATAGAACTCATTGAGATGGGAAATATCGGGTCTGAAGGGGAGAAAGCAAGAAATTTTGTGAAGCCACTGCGCTGGGACAAGTTGACGGATATCTTCCAGCAGACGCTGAGCAGGGGATGCTGA